AAGAGCCACTTCGCTATAACCGTATTGAAAAAGAAACGCTGGATGCTATGTGGCAAGCTATTACTAACCATAAGCAACCTTACTTAGACTTTTTAAATCGTAAAGCCGCTCTAATGGGCAAAGAAAAACTAGCGTGGTATGACGTTGATGCACCCGTCTCAGTTGGCGATTTTAATGCTAGAACGTTTACTTATGATGAAGCTGTTGACTTTATTGTCGAAAATTTCGCTAAGTTCGGACCTACACTTGCGCAATTTGCTCAAGACTTAGTTGGAAATGGCTGGGTAGAGGCAGAAGACCGCGCTGGCAAACGTCCTGGTGGTTATTGTACAAGTATTCCTGAATCTAAAGAGTCTCGTATTTTTATGACCTTTACTGGATCTGCCAGCGATATGAGTACACTAGCCCATGAGATTGGTCATGCTTTCCATTCTTATACCATGTGGGATTTACCCACAATGAATACGCGTTACGCTATGAATGTGGCTGAAACAGCATCAACATTCGCTGAAACGATTGTATCAAGCGCAACAGTGGATGCTGCTGAATCTGACGAAGAAAAAATTTCTTTATTGAATACAAAGTTAGAAAATGCAACAGCAATGTTCTTAAATATTCACGCTCGTTTCTTGTTTGAACAAGCCTTCTATACAGAACGACAAAAAGGCTTAGTATCAGCTGAACGTTTATCTGAATTAATGGTAGACGCACAAAAAGAAGCCTTCCAAAACCAATTAAGTGAGTACCATCCACACTTCTGGGCTTCAAAATTACATTTCTTTATCGATAATGTGCCATTCTATAACTTCCCTTATACATTTGGATTCCTATTCAGCCTAAGTATTTTCGCTGAGTATCAAAAAAATCCAGCTGGCTTTGAAGAAAAATATATGGCGCTATTAAAAGATACAGCTGTTATGAAAACAGAAGACTTAGTGATGAAGCATCTAGGAAAAGACATTCGTTCTCTAGCATTCTGGGAGCAAGGTCTTGCTATTATGGAAAAAGATGTTCATACCTTCTTAGCATTAACAGAAGATAAAATCTAAAAAAATGAGGATTCTGCTGGTCAGAATCCTCATTTTTTTGGTATGTAAACAGAGATAGCGCTCGGAAGTATCGTGACATCAAGTGGAAATGCCCCCTCTTTATCACCATCTATATTGATTGTTAAATTAGCGTTATTACAATCTATGATGAGCTGTTGATAGCTTCCATACGTTAATCGTTTGGTTTGGTTAATCCGTCCTCTTAGAATGCGCCACACATAAAAAGCCGCACCGAAAAATTGAAAACTTGGAAAAAGTAGCGTATGTAAGAGGCCATCATTATAGCGTGCTCTCTGGAAAAATTTTGGCATAGATGCCACTGTTGGATGAAGAGATAACACAAATAAAGATGTCTCTACTGAGTCTTCTTCCATCGCTGTTTTTAACCTTAGATGGAATGGCTTTTGCCGGCTCGCATAGAAAGCCCCATTGAAAAAATAAGCCAGTATGCCATATTTAGATTTCGCTTCTACACTAACATTATGAATGGCTTCTGGGATACCACCTATAGCAATCAATGAAATAAAGTAGTTATGATTAACTTGTCCGATATCCATGCTTGTTAGCTCTAAGTCTCTAAGGGCTAGCAAAGCTTCCTCCGTTTTTACTGGTATACCTAATGACCTTGCCGCATCATTGACTGTCCCATTTGGCAAAATCCCTAGCTTGATGACTTGATTCGTTTTCATAATACCATTAACAACTTCCTTGACTGTGCCATCACCACCAACACAAAAAACGACATCTAAATTCGTAGATGCTTCTAGAACTAAACGCTCGCCGTCACCCCTTCTATTGGTATAGACAACGCTAATCTCATTAAAAGAATGGCTCAATGTGTCTACTATTCTTTTTTCTAGTGCTCGACCATTGCCTTTTCCTGATGAAGGATTAATGATTAGCAAACAATTTGTCATCATTTAACCTCCTTTTGTTCTATTATTCTGCTATTATATAATCTTTATTTGGTCTGACCAAATAAATCAACTAACTAAATCAAAGTATAGCCATTTTTAGTCTTTCATTGTATAATTGGACGTTGGATAGGAATAATGAACGGAGGAATTTTAATATGACTGAATCTTATCGTGTGTTACTATTCTATAAATATGTAACGATTGAAGAACCAGAACTATTTACCAAACAACACTTAGACTTTTGTAAAAGCTTAGGAATTAAAGGACGTATCTTAGTTTCAGGAGAAGGTATTAACGGTACCTTATCTGGAACAATTGAGCAGACAGACGCTTACATGGCTCATATGAAAAACGACCCGCGTTTTAGCGATATTATGTGGAAGATTGATGAGGCTGATGGCCATGCCTTCAAGAAAATGTTTGTCCGCTATCGTCCAGAAATCGTTAGCTTGCAATTGGGCGAAGATGACTTAGATCCTAATGAAACAACTGGCCAATATTTATCCGCTCAAGAATTTAAAGAAGCACTATTAGATGACAATACCGTTGTCATTGATGCCCGTAATGATTATGAATTTGACTTAGGTCATTTCCGCGGTGCCATCCGCCCAGACATTCGTTCGTTCCGCGAACTACCAGAATGGATTCAAGAAAACAAAGAACAATTCATGGATAAACGTGTTGTTACCTACTGTACTGGTGGTATTCGCTGTGAGAAATTCTCTGGTTGGTTAGTTAAAG
This genomic interval from Jeotgalibaca arthritidis contains the following:
- a CDS encoding M3 family oligoendopeptidase; translated protein: MKYPLTWDLDSIFPGGSHSKELQDKLVVIEEDVKAYFNLNESWEPASDKPHYQTFQTLIAQSEIITKAISQTASFINAVQSADVTNTHAPIVRNQIAQLSSQYAIVQTSVIKKLAAISDEDFGALIKLEAFENLAFALTETREKGNRLLSEAEESMLSKLSQDGFHAWSNHYDTLVSYIKIPFEAADGRIQELSAGQAMNRMYSDSDPAVRQQLFVKWEEAWASYAPLFAETLNHLQGFRLEDYKLHGSTDFMEEPLRYNRIEKETLDAMWQAITNHKQPYLDFLNRKAALMGKEKLAWYDVDAPVSVGDFNARTFTYDEAVDFIVENFAKFGPTLAQFAQDLVGNGWVEAEDRAGKRPGGYCTSIPESKESRIFMTFTGSASDMSTLAHEIGHAFHSYTMWDLPTMNTRYAMNVAETASTFAETIVSSATVDAAESDEEKISLLNTKLENATAMFLNIHARFLFEQAFYTERQKGLVSAERLSELMVDAQKEAFQNQLSEYHPHFWASKLHFFIDNVPFYNFPYTFGFLFSLSIFAEYQKNPAGFEEKYMALLKDTAVMKTEDLVMKHLGKDIRSLAFWEQGLAIMEKDVHTFLALTEDKI
- a CDS encoding diacylglycerol/lipid kinase family protein, encoding MTNCLLIINPSSGKGNGRALEKRIVDTLSHSFNEISVVYTNRRGDGERLVLEASTNLDVVFCVGGDGTVKEVVNGIMKTNQVIKLGILPNGTVNDAARSLGIPVKTEEALLALRDLELTSMDIGQVNHNYFISLIAIGGIPEAIHNVSVEAKSKYGILAYFFNGAFYASRQKPFHLRLKTAMEEDSVETSLFVLSLHPTVASMPKFFQRARYNDGLLHTLLFPSFQFFGAAFYVWRILRGRINQTKRLTYGSYQQLIIDCNNANLTINIDGDKEGAFPLDVTILPSAISVYIPKK
- the trhO gene encoding oxygen-dependent tRNA uridine(34) hydroxylase TrhO → MTESYRVLLFYKYVTIEEPELFTKQHLDFCKSLGIKGRILVSGEGINGTLSGTIEQTDAYMAHMKNDPRFSDIMWKIDEADGHAFKKMFVRYRPEIVSLQLGEDDLDPNETTGQYLSAQEFKEALLDDNTVVIDARNDYEFDLGHFRGAIRPDIRSFRELPEWIQENKEQFMDKRVVTYCTGGIRCEKFSGWLVKEGFKDVGQLHGGIATYGKDPEVQGELWDGKMYVFDERIAVDINRKEHVIVGKDWFDGTPCERYVNCANPSCNRQMLCSEENEYTYMRSCCHDCRIVENNRYVAEHKLSKEAVAERLAAISQDVAQ